From a single Archocentrus centrarchus isolate MPI-CPG fArcCen1 unplaced genomic scaffold, fArcCen1 scaffold_35_ctg1, whole genome shotgun sequence genomic region:
- the LOC115776613 gene encoding uncharacterized protein LOC115776613, with the protein MTVDVVGFSGVPLTLPMTKPLRTVVAKQTVHHSFVVAKHVPVNLLGRDLLMKLGASILCNAEGLTITLPDGQTRTCDYRPSSGKHQLLLQPLTTQTHTADIYWALLKPDIPTRPGIMTLFRRWKPWIAGLRPYVSPPDPPHVTLFYDRNETDWYKDAFAELEGQQWAIETSNMYVGSEGVAAAVSLTQEQSQWYMMTETSVPHVSLALHSGHAAKELGPMVKRAEAVSDWVSTQIAGLTCSKSTEMYRIHAQTNNQSELEHVTLDREHGREHSDHEQAEVMVARLPWTLWSTGPADAGHCQWLPPITFQIQTVQPIWLPQYPHKPVAEAGIADTIRGLLKAGVLEPSQSNWNTPILPVEKAGTGKYQMAHDLRAVNKIVVTPTLPVPNPYTALSSLLPTQKWFSCIDLANAFFCLPLAESCRDIFSFTFQGRQLRYTRVPQGFILSPGLFNQALKEALSGCELPPDCTLIQYVDDILIAATTAADCLQATHDVLWRLHARGFKASKDKLQIARPTVKFLGRLINRQGAGMSPNHRQTILQHPQPVTVKQMLSFLGLAGFSRSYVPDFVNLTNHLREMVREKGMRNLTAPLQWTVPAEEAFTKLKQSLAGAADLARPDYALPFFLDVSVQNNVVNGVLYQKQRGRRCILMYHSVMLDPLERRHPVCTQHAAGIAKLIQKTAHIVMGHQLVVLTTHSVVAFVNSQIFTLAPLRQGRLSKILEAPNLVFTHQGINVADQISGGEPHDCHEKVLEDLKIRPDLVSEPIEGAENWYTDGCCYKDKQGDLQAGYAVDRETETGYQVVTAEKLTERPSAQRAELLAMITALQHAKDREVNIYTDSAYVTGAVHVELKQWERAGYRTATMTPVKHAEEMAILAQAIQGPTRVALIKCKGHDKEGSRVAKGNEEADQRAKEAAGYIPRHQMMMSHQVSDCQKRASLQEKSVWKQRGGTETDGVWRGPDGRPILPPELRSSLIEEAHGPGHVGAQQILRNLSHWWHPYLADMAKRWVRDCEICGKYNPKPTVKPHMGAFPLQVRPGEEIVIDYTDMIDRVRGYRYLLVMVDSITGWPEAYPAKNEDSKTVIKCLINHYISQHGFPRRVRSDNGTHFKNQDLQAVEAALGLKHKFGAVYHPESQGKVERMNQNLKTKLAKICAQSKIDWVTALPIALLQIRSSLNKVTGFTPFELLTGRQFPGPTAALPGEGQNITNFQYKAYFDELKALVSGFVSQVHDRVTGGQKGEPHTAEWVLLKVIKRKWSELRWTGPHQVVERTSHAVRLKRKGDTWYHWSQCIPAENPGRTLQEIETVLRGSSAGDPNKALPQTGQNNPQVESLAEVVYPQSATLTAMMGQLLQEQPQLIVSSRELKRGN; encoded by the exons ATGACTGTCGATGTGGTGGGCTTCTCTGGGGTGCCTCTAACTCTGCCCATGACTAAACCACTTCGGACAGTGGTGGCCAAACAGACTGTGCACCATTCTTTCGTGGTCGCTAAACACGTACCAGTAAATTTGCTCGGACGGGACTTATTGATGAAATTGGGAGCGTCAATCCTGTGCAACGCAGAGGGACTGACTATTACTCTGCCTGATGGGCAGACACGAACATGTGATTATCGACCCTCAAGTGGGAAGCACCAACTGTTGCTACAGCCTCtgaccacacagacacacacagcagacatttaTTGGGCCCTGTTGAAACCAGACATACCTACCCGGCCCGGGATAATGACCCTGTTCCGCAGGTGGAAACCTTGGATTGCTGGATTGAGACCTTACGTCTCTCCTCCTGACCCTCCCCATGTCACGTTGTTTTATGACAGAAATGAGACCGATTGGTACAAAGACGCATTTGCAGAACTGGAGGGTCAACAGTGGGCCATTGAAACGTCTAATATGTATGTGGGATCTGAGGGAGTTGCGGCTGCGGTCTCCCTGACCCAAGAACAATCGCAGTGGTACATGATGACGGAGACATCCGTGCCTCATGTCTCATTGGCTCTTCACTCAGGTCACGCGGCCAAAGAATTAGGACCAATGGTAAAACGTGCCGAGGCCGTATCTGACTGGGTCTCGACGCAGATCGCGGGACTCACCTGTTCTAAAAGTACTGAAATGTATCGTATCCATGCCCAAACAAACAATCAGTCAGAGTTGGAACATGTTACTCTGGACCGAGAACACGGCCGAGAACATTCCGATCACGAGCAGGCTGAAGTTATGGTGGCTAGGCTACCTTGGACGTTGTGGTCTACAGGACCAGCCGACGCTGGCCATTGCCAATGGTTACCCCCTATTACTTTCCAAATTCAAACCGTACAACCCATCTGGCTTCCTCAGTACCCTCACAAACCTGTGGCTGAAGCTGGTATCGCAGATACCATACGAGGACTCCTGAAAGCGGGAGTCCTTGAGCCTTCACAGTCTAATTGGAATACCCCGATTCTCCCTGTGGAGAAGGCGGGGACCGGTAAGTACCAAATGGCTCATGATTTGCGGGCCGTAAATAAAATTGTGGTAACTCCCACCCTACCCGTGCCAAATCCTTACACCGCTCTTTCATCACTCCTTCCCACACAAAAATGGTTTTCCTGCATAGACCTGgcaaatgcatttttctgcCTTCCCCTGGCAGAGAGTTGTAGAGACATCTTCTCCTTCACCTTCCAGGGGCGACAACTCCGGTACACACGGGTCCCGCAGGGATTTATTTTGTCACCAGGACTCTTCAATCAGGCCTTAAAAGAAGCCTTATCAGGCTGTGAACTCCCACCCGACTGTACACTAATTCAGTATGTGGATGATATTCTCATCGCAGCCACAACAGCGGCAGATTGCCTCCAGGCCACACACGATGTGCTCTGGCGGCTACATGCCCGCGGCTTCAAGGCCAGCAAGGACAAATTACAGATAGCACGGCCCACAGTAAAGTTTTTGGGCCGCCTGATCAACAGACAGGGCGCTGGCATGTCCCCGAACCATAGACAAACCATTTTGCAACACCCACAACCGGTCACAGTAAAGCAAATGTTGTCATTTTTGGGTCTTGCAGGGTTCAGCAGAAGTTATGTACCAGACTTTGTGAACCTGACCAATCACCTCCGAGAAATGGTGAGAGAAAAGGGCATGAGAAACCTTACTGCCCCACTCCAGTGGACAGTTCCAGCAGAAGAGGCATTCACAAAACTGAAGCAATCCTTAGCGGGAGCAGCGGATCTGGCTCGTCCAGATTATGCACTTCCCTTCTTCTTGGATGTTTCTGTACAGAACAACGTTGTCAACGGTGTCCTGTATCAGAAACAAAGGGGGAGAAGGTGTATCTTGATGTATCACAGCGTAATGCTGGACCCACTAGAAAGGAGACATCCAGTGTGCACACAGCATGCAGCAGGGATAGCAAAACTCATTCAAAAGACAGCACACATAGTGATGGGACACCAGTTGGTGGTCCTGACAACACACAGCGTAGTAGCATTTGTGAACTCACAGATTTTCACACTAGCTCCGCTGAGACAGGGAAGACTGAGCAAGATTTTGGAAGCCCCAAACCTGGTGTTTACACACCAAGGGATCAACGTGGCTGACCAGATCTCAGGGGGAGAACCACATGACTGCCACGAGAAGGTCTTGGAGGATCTAAAAATCAGACCAGACCTAGTCAGCGAACCGATAGAGGGCGCTGAAAACTGGTACACAGATGGATGCTGTTACAAAGACAAACAGGGAGACCTTCAAGCAGGGTATGCGGTAGAtagggagacagagacaggctACCAGGTTGTGACAGCAGAGAAGCTAACAGAAAGaccatcagctcagagagcagaGCTCCTGGCGATGATTACAGCACTGCAACATGCAAAGGATAGAGAAGTGAACATCTATACCGACTCAGCCTACGTGACAGGAGCTGTGCATGTGGAACTTAAACAATGGGAAAGAGCCGGATATCGAACAGCTACCATGACCCCTGTAAAGCATGCAGAAGAAATGGCAATCCTGGCCCAGGCCATTCAGGGACCAACTAGGGTGGCACTGATAAAATGCAAAGGACATGACAAAGAAGGAAGCAGAGTGGCAAAAGGAAACGAGGAGGCTGATCAGCGAGctaaagaagcagcaggatacATCCCTAGACATCAAATGATGATGAGCCACCAGGTAAGTG ATTGTCAAAAGAGAGCATCTCTTCAGGAAAAGTCTGTTTGGAAACAACGGGGAGGCACTGAAACCGACGGTGTGTGGAGAGGACCGGATGGTCGACCCATTCTACCTCCAGAATTGAGATCGAGCCTAATAGAAGAGGCCCATGGTCCAGGGCATGTGGGAGCACAACAAATTCTGAGGAACTTGAGCCATTGGTGGCACCCCTACCTGGCTGACATGGCAAAGAGATGGGTAAGAGACTGTGAAATTTGTGGTAAGTATAACCCAAAGCCAACTGTGAAACCGCACATGGGAGCATTCCCACTACAGGTAAGGCCCGGAGAAGAGATCGTGATTGATTACACTGACATGATTGATAGAGTTCGAGGGTATCGCTACCTCCTGGTGATGGTCGACTCAATCACAGGATGGCCTGAAGCCTACCCCGCTAAAAACGAAGATAGTAAAACAGTGATCAAATGCCTAATAAACCACTACATATCACAACACGGGTTTCCCAGAAGAGTAAGGTCCGACAATggaacacatttcaaaaatcaAGACCTACAGGCTGTGGAAGCAGCTTTGGGCCTAAAACACAAATTTGGAGCAGTGTACCACCCAGAATCTCAGGGTAAAGTTGAGCGCATGAACCAAAATTTAAAAACCAAATTGGCTAAAATCTGTGCACAGAGCAAAATTGATTGGGTTACTGCCCTTCCAATAGCATTGTTACAAATAAGGAGCTCACTAAACAAAGTAACAGGGTTCACACCGTTTGAGCTGCTCACAGGTAGACAATTCCCAGGACCCACAGCAGCCCTTCCTGGGGAAGGTCAAAATATAACCAACTTTCAGTATAAAGCATATTTTGATGAACTCAAAGCTTTGGTGTCAGGTTTTGTCTCACAGGTGCACGACAGAGTGACGGGAGGCCAAAAGGGGGAACCACACACTGCAGAGTGGGTCCTTCTAAAGGTCATCAAGAGAAAGTGGTCAGAACTCAGGTGGACAGGACCCCACCAGGTTGTCGAGAGAACATCGCATGCTGTGCGcctaaaaagaaaaggagacacCTGGTATCACTGGAGTCAGTGCATACCCGCAGAGAACCCAGGAAGGACACTTCAGGAGATTGAAACAGTGCTcagggggtcatctgctggcgACCCCAACAAGGCTCTTCCACAAacggggcagaataatccccagGTAGAGTCTCTGGCTGAGGTAGTCTACCCTCAGTCAGCAAC GTTAACCGCCATGATGGGCCAGCTCCTGCAGGAGCAGCCACAACTGATTGTGAGCTCTAGAGAGCTCAAAAGGGGGAATTGA